The nucleotide window TGTAGACCTTGTTCCAGGAGctgccctgcccacctcctctccctcctcctcattTTGAATGCTTCCAAGCGTTCTGACAACGAGGGTCTCCCCCTTGGGTTCGGTTCGTGTGTCTGATTTACCAGACACTGACCAAATAGGACAGGAAACTCCTACGTCTGGGGGCTGCTCCAGAAATCCAGCCCCCTCTAATGACAGTCTCCTCGCCGTTCCCTACAGTCTTTCCGTCTGCGGGGACCGTCCAGAAAAGGGGGCTTGAGACCCAAAGGAGTCCGGGAAGAAAGGTGGGGGGACGCCTAATCTGAAATGAACACCCCCGGTTTCTGGAGTAAGAGCTGAAAAGGCGATTAGGAGAGCCTACCCAGGAGAAATACCACCTGGATTTACCTCCTCCTCTCCCGCAGCAAAAGCCCAGTCACTAACTAATACGCTAAGAAAAATCCCTGGAAAACTTTTCCAAACGGCAGAGAAGGCCCTCTCCGCAGCCTGTGGGGGCTCCAGGGGAACGGGCTGGAGTTTGCAGCCCAGGAAGGGGTCGCCGGGGAGCGGGGTGGGGCGCGGGCGAGGGGTACAGGGGCGGAGTACCTTCAATGGACAGGAACTGGCAAAGAGTTGCAAAATAGCCGAGTGCTCTCCTCCATGCCCTCGGGGGTCGCGGGCGCTAGGACCAGGGCTCCCCGAAAGGAGGGCAACCCCCAATTCGGGCCTAAAAGGAAACTTTCCGGGCCGCGGCTGCACCTGACTCCTCAccgcccctccaccccaccccacgcccGCCaggccgcccgccccgccccggcctggCCGCCCGGAGCGCATAGACGGATAAATAAATTCAACTATTACCGGAATCGAGGGGGATGGGGGCGTCTGCGAGAGACCAGGGGAAGGGGGCGGAAGGGTGCCCATTCCCCACTCCTAGGCCCTGACGCCCCCGTCCCGGCAACCCGGGCCTGCCGCCCCGCGGGGAGCCTCCCGGCCCGGCGCACGATCCGACCCCGCAGCGTCGCCGTCCCGCCCGGAGGCCCCGGGGGAGCCGGAGGAGCGCGGGGAGGCCCGGGGTGCTGGGGCAGGGCGCGGCAGCCGCGGGGCCCGCCGGCCCGAGGCCTAGccggctcccccccccccaaaaccccaaacgCCCGCCCCggcccacacccccaccccggcccgcGCAGGCCGCGCTGCTCTCCCGGCTCGGGCCCCGGCCGgacccccgcccgcccgccagcCACCGCCGCCCGTGGGCGCCCCCAGGCCCTGCGGCCCCCAGCCCCCGCCACCCCGGCGCCGGCCCCTCTCACCCTTTCATTCTCTGCCCGGGGCCTGACGCGGGCCGGCGAATCCCCGGCCTCACGTAAGCGCGCTCGCCGCCCGCCCTGCCTGCGCGGCCCTGCCCGCCGCCCTACGGGAGCCCGGGGATGTGGGCCGGGCCTGGGGCCGCCTCTGCTTACCTttcagctgcttttttttttttctccttcccccctTTTCCCTCGGCCGGGCTGACAGATCAGAGTGAGAGGCGCTGGCAATGAACTAGGAAGCTCGGCTGCCGCTGCTACTGCTCCCCCCTGGGCTCCGGCGAGAGCCTTTCCCTGTCAAGCAAGAGGGGTGAggatcatatttttattttggaaactaaAAAGTGCTCCCAGGGTCGGTGATTATTAAGGGGAAATCCCTGAATATACTCTCCAGCCAAGAAGGCAGGGCTGCCGGGGCTGCACAGAAGAGGCAGCAGCCTCCTACAGCACCACTACAGGCACTGCGAGGACATAACACCAGAGAGCCGCTCCTCTGCCCTCCGAAACGACAACTTTCCTACCATCTTGGAGGCAGAGGAAAGGGGGGCCGGGGGGAAAAGTGCACCCGC belongs to Meles meles chromosome 9, mMelMel3.1 paternal haplotype, whole genome shotgun sequence and includes:
- the LOC123951169 gene encoding translation initiation factor IF-2-like isoform X2: MPSGVAGARTRAPRKEGNPQFGPKRKLSGPRLHLTPHRPSTPPHARQAARPAPAWPPGAHRRINKFNYYRNRGGWGRLRETRGRGRKGAHSPLLGPDAPVPATRACRPAGSLPARRTIRPRSVAVPPGGPGGAGGARGGPGCWGRARQPRGPPARGLAGSPPPKTPNARPGPHPHPGPRRPRCSPGSGPGRTPARPPATAARGRPQALRPPAPATPAPAPLTLSFSARGLTRAGESPASHQSERRWQ
- the LOC123951169 gene encoding translation initiation factor IF-2-like isoform X1; the protein is MPSGVAGARTRAPRKEGNPQFGPKRKLSGPRLHLTPHRPSTPPHARQAARPAPAWPPGAHRRINKFNYYRNRGGWGRLRETRGRGRKGAHSPLLGPDAPVPATRACRPAGSLPARRTIRPRSVAVPPGGPGGAGGARGGPGCWGRARQPRGPPARGLAGSPPPKTPNARPGPHPHPGPRRPRCSPGSGPGRTPARPPATAARGRPQALRPPAPATPAPAPLTLSFSARGLTRAGESPASRKRARRPPCLRGPARRPTGARGCGPGLGPPLLTFQLLFFFSPSPLFPRPG